From Anticarsia gemmatalis isolate Benzon Research Colony breed Stoneville strain chromosome 3, ilAntGemm2 primary, whole genome shotgun sequence, one genomic window encodes:
- the LOC142987605 gene encoding uncharacterized protein LOC142987605 isoform X3 produces MALKKAAQDLFVQSSPKNLCNLKFECEDSQDDYCEDEENIEFDWLMANDNSSTEKPPEPATDPVPQTNPVPIKEDIPTYRDPSQDTLMSFNDDSCQQSNENFPAQFLSMPDLDPEPSADNSGVELLAEFNIDNDADHDIARKIDDKEVDHNFLNCVLPSISNDHIIDDVSMAEKNNENSDHYHGEWDQMFNDIMINKGPNQECGSDLKELYSQISKTIDLLNS; encoded by the exons ATGGCATTGAAGAAGGCTGCACAGGATTTGTTTGTACAAAGCTCACCTAAGAATCTCTGTAACCTTAAGTTTGAGTGTGAAG ATTCTCAAGATGACTACTGTGAAGATGAAGAAAACATTGAATTCGATTGGTTGATGGCCAATGACAACAGTAGTACAGAGAAGCCCCCTGAACCAG CCACTGATCCTGTTCCTCAGACTAATCCTGTTCCCATTAAAGAAGATATTCCAACATACAG GGATCCATCTCAAGATACTTTGATGAGTTTCAATGATGATTCATGTCAGCAAAGTAATGAGAACTTCCCAGCTCAATTCCTGAGCATGCCAGATCTTGATCCAGAACCATCAGCAGATAATTCTGGTGTTGAATTGTTAGCTGAATTTAACATAGACAATGATGCAGACCATGATATAGCTAGAAAGATTGATGATAAAGAAGTTGATCACAATTTCCTGAATTGTGTTCTTCCATCGATCAGCAATGATCATATTATTGATGATGTGTCTATGGCAGAG AAGAATAATGAAAATTCAGATCACTATCATGGAGAGTGGGACCAAATGTTCAATGACATCATGATCAACAAAGGACCCAATCAAGAATGTGGTTCTGATTTAAAAGAGCTTTACTCCCAAATATCCAAAACTATAGATTTACTTAATTCTTAG
- the LOC142987604 gene encoding ornithine aminotransferase, mitochondrial-like produces MASNNLSSSEIIALENKYGCRNYEPIPVVLSRGEGAFVWDVEGKKYYDFLSAYSAVNQGHCHPRIVAALKEQADKLTLVSRAFYSNQLGVFEKMMTETFGFDRLLAMNTGVEGGESACKIARKWGYDVKKIPDGQAKIIFAEGNFWGRTLSAISASADPMCYKGFGPYMPGFKLIPYNNIAALEKELQDPTVAAFMVEPIQGEAGTIIPDDGYLKKVRELCTKYNVLWIADEVQTGLGRTGKLLAVNYEGVKPDILILGKALSGGMLPVSAIMANNNVMDVIKPGTHGSTYGGNPLACAVAMEAIKVLLEEKLPENAEKLGHVLVEELKKIPKNKVTAIRCRGLMCAIDVHESIPAKELCLRLRDAGLITKTTHGQTLRLAPPLVITEKQLRDGAGIIRSVFDSFDK; encoded by the exons ATGGCTTCAAATAACCTTTCATCCTCGGAGATCATCGCTCTGGAGAACAAGTACGGGTGCCGTAACTACGAACCCATCCCCGTCGTATTGAGCCGCGGCGAAG GTGCTTTTGTATGGGACGTCGAGGGaaagaaatattatgatttCCTGAGCGCGTATTCTGCTGTCAATCAAGGGCATTGCCACCCGCGCATTGTAGCAGCTTTGAAGGAGCAGGCAGACAAACTCACTCTCGTATCGAG GGCGTTTTATTCCAATCAACTTGGTGTTTTTGAAAAGATGATGACTGAAACTTTTGGATTTGATCGTTTATTGGCTATGAACACTGGAGTGGAAGGTGGCGAGAGTGCTTGCAAGATTGCACGCAAATGGGGTTACGATGTCAAGAAGATTCCCGATGGACAGGCAAAG ATAATTTTCGCTGAAGGTAATTTCTGGGGCCGCACTCTCTCTGCTATATCAGCGTCAGCAGATCCTATGTGTTACAAAGGATTCGGACCTTACATGCCAGGATTCAAGTTAATACCTTACAACAATATTGCTGCTTTAGAG AAGGAACTCCAAGACCCAACGGTGGCTGCATTCATGGTAGAGCCGATTCAAGGCGAGGCTGGCACAATCATCCCGGATGATGGCTACTTAAAGAAAGTTCGAGAATTATGCACCAAATACAATGTTCTGTGGATTGCTGACGAAGTGCAAACTGGTCTAG GTCGTACTGGCAAATTATTGGCAGTAAACTATGAGGGTGTGAAACCTGACATTCTCATCTTGGGCAAGGCTCTCAGTGGGGGAATGCTGCCTGTGTCTGCTATTATGGCTAATAACAACGTTATGGAT gTGATCAAGCCTGGCACACATGGTTCCACATACGGTGGCAATCCATTGGCTTGTGCAGTTGCCATGGAAGCAATTAAG GTATTGCTTGAAGAAAAACTACCAGAAAATGCAGAAAAACTAGGTCATGTGCTAGTGGAGGAGCTAAAGAAAATTCCCAAGAATAAAGTTACGGCTATTCGATGCCGGGGACTCATGTGTGCGATTGATGTTCATgaaa GTATCCCAGCAAAAGAACTATGTTTGAGGTTACGTGATGCAGGTCTCATCACTAAGACGACTCACGGTCAAACTCTTCGACTGGCTCCACCCCTCGTCATCACCGAAAAGCAGCTCAGAGACGGTGCTGGTATCATCCGTTCCGTGTTCGACAGCTTTGACAAATAA
- the LOC142987603 gene encoding coiled-coil domain-containing protein 43, which produces MNGLRAGGPQQLINMATATSDFEPWLSEKLRSLKTDEGVFGSYISGILESEESVDEKKDALEGILSEIVEKDITIHVEEIIEKWESCRPKEETPKPVADVDVQLAKLLESQAPATTARREYTDEEKKIREAILSQYSQLSDNEADEVNEEEPESGDLVRNTNASDVAAAARERREQARLDAQKKKEKDKEDREKQKQLKEEKKEKRKTQKGERKR; this is translated from the exons ATGAATGGTCTGCGGGCGGGGGGACCGCAACAACTTATCAATATGGCGACGGCAACGAGTGACTTTGAGCCGTGGCTAAGTGAGAAATTAAGATCTCTAAAAACTGACGAGGGTGTTTTCGGCTCATACATATCAGGTATTTTAGAAAGCGAAGAAAGTGTTGATGAAAAAAAAGATGCTCTTGAAGGCATACTATCGGAGATAGTC GAAAAAGACATCACGATTCACGTAGaagaaataatagaaaaatggGAGTCGTGTCGACCGAAAGAGGAAACTCCAAAGCCTGTCGCAGATGTAGACGTTCAGTTAGCCAAATTGTTGGAATCTCAAGCACCAGCGACCACGGCTAGAAGAGAATATACCGATGAAGAGAAGAAAATTCGCGAGGCAATATTATCTCAGTATAGCCAGTTGTCCGACAATGAG GCTGACGAAGTAAATGAGGAAGAACCCGAAAGTGGGGATTTAGTTAGAAACACAAATGCTTCAGATGTAGCAGCGGCAGCGAGGGAGCGCCGAGAGCAGGCTAGACTCGATGCTCAGAAGAAAAAGGAAAAAGATAAAGAAGACAG AGAAAAACAAAAGCAACTCAAAGAGgagaaaaaagaaaaacgcAAGACTCAAAAAGGTGAAAGGAAAAGGTAG
- the Prosalpha4 gene encoding proteasome alpha4 subunit — translation MSARYDRAITVFSPDGHLLQVEYAQEAVRKGSTAVGVRGADVVVLGVEKKSVAKLQEERTVRKICLLDDHVVMAFAGLTADARILINRAQIECQSHKLTVEDPVTLEYITRYIAGLKQKYTQSNGRRPFGISCLIGGFDYDGHPHLFQTEPSGIYYEWKANATGRSAKTVREFLEKNYTAEEVASENGAVKLAIRALLEVVQSGQKNLEIAVMRRGQPMQMLDSDTINSYVSIIEKEKEEEAEKKKQKK, via the exons atgtcggCTAGATACGATAGAGCTATTACAGTTTTCTCGCCAGATGGCCATTTGCTTCAAGTAGAATATGCTCAGGAAGCTGTTCGCAAAGGATCGACTGCT GTCGGTGTGAGAGGTGCAGATGTAGTTGTGCTAGGAGTTGAAAAGAAATCGGTGGCAAAGTTGCAAGAAGAGAGAACTGTCAGGAAAATATGTCTCCTTGACGACCATGTCGTTATGGCTTTCGCCGGACTGACTGCGGATGCTAGAATCCTCATAAACAGAGCGCAAATCGAATGTCAGTCGCATAAGCTCACTGTTGAAGATCCTGTAACTTTGGAGTACATCACCAGGTACATTGCTGGACTTAAACAGAAGTACACTCAGAGCAATGGACGTAGACCTTTCGGTATCTCTTGCTTGATTGGTGGCTTCGACTACGACGGTCATCCTCATCTGTTCCAAACTGAACCCTCAGGAATCTACTATGAATGGAAAGCCAATGCCACAGGAAGATCTGCTAAGACTGTAAGAGAGTTCTTAGAAAAGAACTACACAGCCGAAGAAGTAGCCTCTGAGAATGGAGCAGTCAAG ctTGCCATTCGAGCACTTCTCGAGGTGGTTCAATCAGGCCAGAAAAACTTGGAAATAGCAGTGATGAGACGTGGGCAGCCTATGCAAATGTTGGATTCTGACACAATCAACTCATATGTGTCTATTATcgaaaaagaaaaggaagaagAGGCTGAGAAGAAAAAACAGAAGAAATAA
- the LOC142987605 gene encoding uncharacterized protein LOC142987605 isoform X2 produces the protein MQDDKNAIFQMRFPQKLWYLLNLRTDAILWGGTGRTILLNYRILHNYLQCDHSIFKTTNISSFVRQLNLYGFRKVTSHLQDPLCNSSNPYMHEYVHDYFQYGRPELLNKITRKALAMKRNFKPKNLYSNVEQLLYLTPLQKARRALRMALKKAAQDLFVQSSPKNLCNLKFECEDSQDDYCEDEENIEFDWLMANDNSSTEKPPEPATDPVPQTNPVPIKEDIPTYRDPSQDTLMSFNDDSCQQSNENFPAQFLSMPDLDPEPSADNSGVELLAEFNIDNDADHDIARKIDDKEVDHNFLNCVLPSISNDHIIDDVSMAENNENSDHYHGEWDQMFNDIMINKGPNQECGSDLKELYSQISKTIDLLNS, from the exons ATGCAGGACGACAAGAACGCAATCTTTCAAATGCGTTTTCCACAAAAATTGTGGTATCTTTTAAATTTACGCACGGATGCTATTTTATGGGGAGGAACTGGAAGAACAATTCTATTAAATTATCGCATTCTCCATAATTATTTGCAGTGTGATCATTCAATATTCAAAACAACTAATATTTCAAGCTTTGTTAGACAGCTAAATTTATATGGTTTTCGTAAAGTAACGTCGCATTTACAAGATCCACTATGTAATTCAAGTAATCCATACATGCATGAATATGTTCATGATTACTTTCAATACGGTAGACCTGaattactaaacaaaataacacGAAAAGCGTTGGCTATGAAAAGAAATTTCAAACCAAAG AACCTGTATAGCAATGTGGAACAATTGCTGTATTTGACGCCACTCCAAAAAGCTCGTCGCGCCTTGCGTATGGCATTGAAGAAGGCTGCACAGGATTTGTTTGTACAAAGCTCACCTAAGAATCTCTGTAACCTTAAGTTTGAGTGTGAAG ATTCTCAAGATGACTACTGTGAAGATGAAGAAAACATTGAATTCGATTGGTTGATGGCCAATGACAACAGTAGTACAGAGAAGCCCCCTGAACCAG CCACTGATCCTGTTCCTCAGACTAATCCTGTTCCCATTAAAGAAGATATTCCAACATACAG GGATCCATCTCAAGATACTTTGATGAGTTTCAATGATGATTCATGTCAGCAAAGTAATGAGAACTTCCCAGCTCAATTCCTGAGCATGCCAGATCTTGATCCAGAACCATCAGCAGATAATTCTGGTGTTGAATTGTTAGCTGAATTTAACATAGACAATGATGCAGACCATGATATAGCTAGAAAGATTGATGATAAAGAAGTTGATCACAATTTCCTGAATTGTGTTCTTCCATCGATCAGCAATGATCATATTATTGATGATGTGTCTATGGCAGAG AATAATGAAAATTCAGATCACTATCATGGAGAGTGGGACCAAATGTTCAATGACATCATGATCAACAAAGGACCCAATCAAGAATGTGGTTCTGATTTAAAAGAGCTTTACTCCCAAATATCCAAAACTATAGATTTACTTAATTCTTAG
- the LOC142987605 gene encoding uncharacterized protein LOC142987605 isoform X1: MQDDKNAIFQMRFPQKLWYLLNLRTDAILWGGTGRTILLNYRILHNYLQCDHSIFKTTNISSFVRQLNLYGFRKVTSHLQDPLCNSSNPYMHEYVHDYFQYGRPELLNKITRKALAMKRNFKPKNLYSNVEQLLYLTPLQKARRALRMALKKAAQDLFVQSSPKNLCNLKFECEDSQDDYCEDEENIEFDWLMANDNSSTEKPPEPATDPVPQTNPVPIKEDIPTYRDPSQDTLMSFNDDSCQQSNENFPAQFLSMPDLDPEPSADNSGVELLAEFNIDNDADHDIARKIDDKEVDHNFLNCVLPSISNDHIIDDVSMAEKNNENSDHYHGEWDQMFNDIMINKGPNQECGSDLKELYSQISKTIDLLNS, encoded by the exons ATGCAGGACGACAAGAACGCAATCTTTCAAATGCGTTTTCCACAAAAATTGTGGTATCTTTTAAATTTACGCACGGATGCTATTTTATGGGGAGGAACTGGAAGAACAATTCTATTAAATTATCGCATTCTCCATAATTATTTGCAGTGTGATCATTCAATATTCAAAACAACTAATATTTCAAGCTTTGTTAGACAGCTAAATTTATATGGTTTTCGTAAAGTAACGTCGCATTTACAAGATCCACTATGTAATTCAAGTAATCCATACATGCATGAATATGTTCATGATTACTTTCAATACGGTAGACCTGaattactaaacaaaataacacGAAAAGCGTTGGCTATGAAAAGAAATTTCAAACCAAAG AACCTGTATAGCAATGTGGAACAATTGCTGTATTTGACGCCACTCCAAAAAGCTCGTCGCGCCTTGCGTATGGCATTGAAGAAGGCTGCACAGGATTTGTTTGTACAAAGCTCACCTAAGAATCTCTGTAACCTTAAGTTTGAGTGTGAAG ATTCTCAAGATGACTACTGTGAAGATGAAGAAAACATTGAATTCGATTGGTTGATGGCCAATGACAACAGTAGTACAGAGAAGCCCCCTGAACCAG CCACTGATCCTGTTCCTCAGACTAATCCTGTTCCCATTAAAGAAGATATTCCAACATACAG GGATCCATCTCAAGATACTTTGATGAGTTTCAATGATGATTCATGTCAGCAAAGTAATGAGAACTTCCCAGCTCAATTCCTGAGCATGCCAGATCTTGATCCAGAACCATCAGCAGATAATTCTGGTGTTGAATTGTTAGCTGAATTTAACATAGACAATGATGCAGACCATGATATAGCTAGAAAGATTGATGATAAAGAAGTTGATCACAATTTCCTGAATTGTGTTCTTCCATCGATCAGCAATGATCATATTATTGATGATGTGTCTATGGCAGAG AAGAATAATGAAAATTCAGATCACTATCATGGAGAGTGGGACCAAATGTTCAATGACATCATGATCAACAAAGGACCCAATCAAGAATGTGGTTCTGATTTAAAAGAGCTTTACTCCCAAATATCCAAAACTATAGATTTACTTAATTCTTAG